The following are from one region of the Rosettibacter firmus genome:
- a CDS encoding TPM domain-containing protein: protein MKSKSIIYNFFTDDDFLRFSRKIKEVEKYTSGEIRICIKEFRKFNERKKDLRALAEKEFYKLNMHNTRDKTGILFYLLLGERKFYILADEGINSKVEQDTWDKLRDEIQLIFMEGKFSEGILHCIEKAGEILSKYFPIKPDDTNELSNKIVLD from the coding sequence ATGAAATCCAAAAGTATTATCTATAATTTTTTTACCGATGATGATTTTCTAAGATTTTCAAGAAAAATTAAAGAGGTGGAAAAATACACATCGGGTGAAATTCGTATCTGCATAAAAGAGTTCCGAAAATTTAATGAAAGAAAAAAAGATCTTCGTGCATTAGCAGAAAAAGAATTTTATAAACTAAATATGCACAATACAAGAGATAAAACAGGAATCCTATTTTATCTTCTTCTTGGCGAGAGAAAATTTTATATCCTGGCAGATGAAGGAATCAATTCAAAAGTTGAGCAGGATACATGGGATAAACTTAGAGACGAAATTCAATTAATTTTTATGGAAGGAAAATTTTCGGAGGGAATTTTACATTGTATAGAAAAAGCAGGTGAGATTTTGAGCAAATATTTTCCAATTAAGCCAGATGACACAAATGAACTTTCAAATAAAATTGTCCTCGATTAA
- a CDS encoding glycoside hydrolase family 130 protein encodes MTKKQFNERLKALLEEHNKLIKRKNVKLPKSNGIFYRYKYPVLTAEHTPIFWRYDLNYETNPYLMERMGINATFNSGAMEFNGKIVLAVRVEGVDRKSFFAIAESPNGIDNFKFWDYPIIIPETDNPDTNVYDMRLVKHEDGWIYGIFCTERKDPAAPSTDTSSAIAQAGIVRTKDLINWERLPDLKTKSPQQRNVVLHPEFVNGKYAFYTRPQDGFIETGSGGGIGWGLVDSIENPVIEDEIIIDEKIYHTIKEVKNGLGPAPIKTEKGWLQLAHGVRNTAAGLRYVLYMFLTDLNEPYKVIAKPGGYFLAPEGEERIGDVSNVVFSNGWVARKNGEVLIYYGSSDTRMHVAVSTIDKLLDYVLNTPEDGLRSAVCVQQRVELIKKNLEVMKKLKIKK; translated from the coding sequence ATGACTAAAAAACAATTTAATGAACGTTTGAAAGCTTTACTTGAAGAACACAATAAATTAATAAAACGTAAAAATGTAAAACTACCAAAAAGCAATGGGATCTTTTATCGTTACAAATATCCTGTGTTAACTGCAGAACACACACCAATTTTCTGGCGTTACGATTTAAATTATGAAACCAATCCTTATCTAATGGAAAGAATGGGAATAAATGCAACATTTAACTCGGGTGCAATGGAATTTAATGGCAAAATTGTTTTAGCTGTACGAGTTGAAGGTGTTGATAGAAAATCTTTTTTTGCAATTGCAGAATCGCCAAATGGAATTGATAATTTTAAATTCTGGGATTATCCTATAATTATTCCAGAAACAGATAATCCAGATACAAATGTTTATGATATGAGACTGGTTAAACATGAAGACGGCTGGATTTATGGAATCTTCTGCACAGAAAGAAAAGATCCAGCTGCTCCTTCTACGGATACATCTTCAGCAATTGCTCAGGCAGGTATTGTAAGAACAAAAGATTTAATTAACTGGGAAAGATTACCAGATCTAAAAACTAAATCTCCACAACAAAGAAATGTTGTTCTTCACCCTGAATTTGTCAACGGCAAATATGCTTTTTATACACGTCCCCAGGATGGATTTATTGAAACAGGAAGTGGCGGTGGAATTGGATGGGGATTAGTTGATTCGATTGAAAATCCAGTTATCGAAGATGAAATTATTATTGATGAAAAAATTTATCATACAATTAAAGAAGTAAAAAATGGTCTGGGACCAGCACCAATTAAAACCGAAAAAGGATGGTTACAATTAGCTCACGGAGTAAGAAATACAGCAGCTGGTTTACGTTATGTTCTTTATATGTTTTTGACAGATCTTAATGAACCTTACAAAGTAATTGCAAAACCGGGTGGATATTTCCTTGCCCCGGAAGGTGAAGAAAGAATTGGAGATGTTTCTAATGTTGTATTCAGCAATGGCTGGGTTGCAAGAAAAAATGGTGAGGTTCTGATTTATTATGGCTCATCCGATACAAGAATGCACGTTGCTGTTTCTACTATTGATAAATTATTAGATTATGTTCTTAATACTCCCGAAGATGGATTAAGAAGTGCAGTTTGTGTTCAGCAAAGAGTTGAATTAATCAAAAAAAATTTAGAAGTCATGAAAAAATTGAAAATAAAAAAATAA
- a CDS encoding PorV/PorQ family protein yields MRKIIFILFFLLPALIYSQTVIGKYAGEFLSIGVGGRALAMGGSQVAIVNDITSGYWNPAGLAYLDYPQISLMHEEHFGNLVNYNYGAIAIPYENDMSFGLSIIRLSIDGIPDTRNAIYDANGDGILDIHDDMPDYSKITEFNNSDWAFILSFAKRYNENFFWGANVKIIRREIAEFSATGIGFDIGALYTPVDNLFLGLNFQDVTTTLISWNTGRNELITPTLKLGTAYSLNILGGNFLPALDFDIRFENRKYASNFNIGPVSFDLHTGIEYNYKNILSIRAGYSDLKQITLGAGIKLPKLTIDYSFARVSESEIERLPDTHRISLILRLEEPEFMREKK; encoded by the coding sequence ATGAGAAAAATTATTTTTATATTGTTCTTTCTCCTCCCTGCATTAATTTATTCCCAGACGGTAATAGGTAAGTATGCTGGAGAATTTTTATCCATTGGTGTTGGTGGTAGAGCTCTTGCAATGGGAGGTTCGCAGGTTGCTATTGTTAATGATATAACCAGTGGATACTGGAATCCTGCAGGATTGGCTTACTTAGATTATCCTCAAATTAGTTTAATGCACGAAGAACATTTTGGAAATCTTGTAAATTATAACTACGGCGCAATTGCAATTCCATACGAAAATGATATGAGTTTTGGTTTGAGTATTATAAGATTAAGTATTGATGGTATACCCGATACGCGTAATGCAATTTATGATGCCAATGGAGATGGAATTCTTGATATTCACGATGATATGCCAGATTATTCAAAAATTACTGAATTTAATAATTCTGATTGGGCTTTTATATTATCCTTTGCTAAACGATATAACGAAAATTTTTTCTGGGGTGCAAATGTAAAAATTATTAGAAGAGAAATAGCTGAATTTAGTGCAACAGGAATTGGTTTTGATATTGGAGCATTGTATACACCAGTTGATAATCTATTTTTAGGTCTAAACTTTCAGGATGTAACTACAACATTAATAAGCTGGAACACTGGAAGAAACGAACTTATTACCCCAACTTTAAAATTAGGAACAGCCTATTCCTTAAATATTTTAGGGGGAAATTTTTTACCCGCATTGGATTTTGATATTAGATTTGAAAACAGAAAATATGCTTCTAATTTTAATATCGGTCCAGTTAGTTTTGATTTACATACAGGAATAGAATATAATTATAAAAATATTCTTTCAATAAGAGCTGGATATAGTGATTTAAAACAGATAACATTGGGGGCAGGTATAAAACTTCCCAAACTTACAATTGACTATTCATTTGCACGAGTTTCAGAATCGGAAATAGAAAGATTGCCAGACACACATCGAATTTCATTAATACTTAGACTTGAAGAACCTGAATTTATGAGGGAGAAAAAATAA
- the gpmA gene encoding 2,3-diphosphoglycerate-dependent phosphoglycerate mutase: protein MHKLVLLRHGESEWNKLNLFTGWTDVDLSEKGIEEAHQAGKVLKEEGYTFDIAFTSVLKRAIKTLYIALEEMDLMWIPVIKSWRLNERHYGALQGLNKAETAEKYGMEKVKLWRRSYDVPPPPLDENDDRYPGKDPRYKDLDKKDIPLTESLKLTVERFLPYWHETIAPTIKSGKKVIIAAHGNSLRALVKYLDNISDEDIVELNIPTGIPLVYELDDDLKPIKHYYLGDQEAINAAINAVAKQTEKK, encoded by the coding sequence ATGCACAAATTAGTTTTATTAAGACATGGCGAAAGTGAATGGAACAAATTAAATCTTTTTACTGGATGGACAGATGTTGACCTTTCTGAAAAAGGAATTGAAGAAGCACATCAAGCTGGTAAAGTTCTAAAAGAAGAAGGTTATACGTTTGATATTGCTTTTACTTCAGTTCTAAAAAGAGCAATTAAAACTCTTTACATTGCTCTCGAAGAGATGGATTTAATGTGGATTCCAGTTATTAAATCGTGGAGATTAAATGAAAGACATTATGGTGCACTGCAGGGATTAAATAAAGCAGAGACAGCTGAAAAATATGGAATGGAGAAAGTTAAACTATGGCGAAGAAGTTATGATGTTCCACCACCACCACTCGATGAAAATGATGATAGATATCCAGGAAAAGATCCCCGCTATAAAGATCTTGATAAAAAAGATATTCCTCTTACAGAAAGTTTGAAGCTAACAGTTGAAAGATTTTTACCTTACTGGCACGAAACAATTGCACCAACAATTAAAAGTGGTAAAAAAGTAATAATAGCTGCTCATGGAAATAGTTTAAGAGCTCTTGTGAAATATCTTGATAATATTTCAGATGAAGATATTGTTGAATTAAATATTCCAACAGGAATTCCACTTGTTTATGAACTTGATGATGATTTAAAACCAATTAAACATTATTATCTTGGTGATCAGGAAGCAATCAATGCAGCAATTAATGCTGTAGCCAAACAAACCGAGAAAAAGTAA
- a CDS encoding MBL fold metallo-hydrolase — protein MKITRKKFLRNLLMSFSGSLLFPFFFNSKINAKPELKLKYKPQPQQWQNDSITLSWIGHSTILINLFGKWILTDPVLFERVGIYLLGTSYGPTRISPPALDIDEIPQPDIILLSHAHMDHMDYPTLKYLSKKFPHKIDVITAYNTKDVIKNLDWHSINVLDWNEEKILHGIRFKALEVKHFGWRFPWEKDRSRGFFKDGRSFNAYIIELNGKKILFGGDTAFTDKLKKSKEENIDIAIMPIGAYNPWKRNHCNPEEALKMATELKAKYFIPIHTKTFKLGIEPINEPIEWLRSSAPKYPLKIALDEIGMTFQLKN, from the coding sequence ATGAAAATCACAAGAAAAAAATTTTTAAGAAATTTATTGATGTCATTCAGTGGCTCATTACTTTTCCCTTTCTTTTTCAATTCTAAAATTAATGCTAAACCAGAATTAAAACTAAAATATAAGCCTCAACCACAGCAATGGCAGAATGATTCAATTACACTTTCATGGATTGGACATTCGACTATATTAATAAATTTATTTGGCAAATGGATTTTAACCGACCCGGTTTTGTTTGAACGAGTGGGAATTTATTTACTTGGAACAAGTTATGGACCCACAAGAATTTCTCCCCCAGCATTAGACATCGATGAAATTCCACAACCCGATATTATTTTACTTTCACATGCACACATGGATCATATGGATTATCCAACATTAAAATATCTCTCAAAAAAATTTCCTCATAAAATTGATGTCATAACTGCATACAATACAAAAGATGTAATTAAAAATTTAGACTGGCATTCAATCAATGTGTTAGACTGGAACGAAGAAAAAATTCTTCATGGAATTCGCTTCAAAGCACTCGAAGTAAAACATTTTGGATGGCGATTTCCATGGGAAAAAGATAGGTCGAGAGGATTTTTCAAAGATGGAAGAAGTTTTAATGCTTACATTATCGAATTGAATGGTAAAAAAATTTTATTTGGAGGAGATACTGCATTTACAGATAAATTAAAAAAATCAAAAGAAGAAAATATTGATATTGCCATTATGCCAATTGGTGCATACAATCCATGGAAAAGAAATCATTGCAATCCAGAAGAAGCATTAAAAATGGCAACAGAATTAAAAGCAAAATATTTCATCCCCATTCACACAAAAACATTTAAACTTGGTATCGAGCCAATTAATGAACCAATTGAGTGGTTGAGAAGTTCAGCCCCTAAATATCCACTAAAAATTGCTCTCGATGAAATAGGAATGACTTTCCAGCTTAAAAATTAA